Proteins from a genomic interval of Methanofollis formosanus:
- a CDS encoding YkgJ family cysteine cluster protein, giving the protein MRGVDGLAEEIRDVGFRCMRCGACCSEVSEGSNLVILSPAEVRRVAEAAGLPPGEVAEPYPEFLDGPEKSRYTFDWSLSRDEGHCRFLDGERCRVYAARPWICRTYPFMLEGDRLIVSECPGIGTEMTMEEARAVARALLERQAAEAAEEEGIRRVLSTASPPPGETAVVDSEGVWPVHG; this is encoded by the coding sequence ATGCGGGGAGTAGACGGACTCGCCGAAGAGATCAGGGACGTGGGCTTCCGCTGCATGCGCTGCGGGGCCTGCTGCAGCGAGGTCTCCGAGGGCTCGAACCTGGTCATTCTCTCCCCCGCCGAGGTGCGGCGGGTGGCAGAAGCCGCCGGTCTTCCCCCCGGCGAGGTAGCGGAGCCGTATCCTGAGTTTCTTGACGGCCCGGAAAAATCGCGCTACACCTTCGATTGGTCTCTCAGCCGGGACGAGGGGCACTGCCGCTTCCTGGACGGAGAGCGCTGCCGGGTGTACGCCGCCCGCCCCTGGATATGCCGGACCTATCCCTTCATGCTCGAGGGTGACCGCCTCATCGTCTCCGAGTGTCCGGGGATCGGGACAGAGATGACGATGGAAGAGGCGCGTGCCGTTGCCCGCGCCCTTCTCGAGCGGCAGGCGGCCGAGGCGGCCGAGGAAGAGGGGATCAGACGTGTCCTCTCCACCGCCTCTCCCCCGCCCGGGGAGACGGCGGTCGTCGACAGCGAGGGGGTGTGGCCGGTCCATGGGTGA
- a CDS encoding TraB/GumN family protein: MGEIRLVGTAHVSEKSIAEVRAAIEEFEPDIVGVELDAGRYQALRNGAPPPKVDEVLKGGNFSQILFQWTLAYLQRKIGMDVGVEPGAEMMAAIDEVENRGLPLGLIDRDIRITLSRFWEGMSLWEKVKMLYALAVSVSGGVDEKVDIDALTRQDVVSAALEEFRNFSPNGAKALIDERDAYIARRILDLSGRYEKVLAVVGAGHVRGVERYLSSPDLLPPEAALTAAPKKRYPWGKIIGVLVVALFTILLISIAFSGVGLEVLAWAILYWVVINGVLAAGFTIAAGGHPLSALTAFGVAWMTSLNPLMAAGWFAAIVEAKVRKPSAADFQRIMDAETFDEMRKVPIFRVVLVAALANVGSTIGTFAYFLFIAPILGIDPTVIIPQGFANFVGWLGGLLPF, encoded by the coding sequence ATGGGTGAGATCAGACTGGTCGGCACGGCCCATGTCTCCGAGAAGAGCATCGCTGAGGTGCGCGCCGCGATCGAGGAGTTCGAGCCTGATATCGTCGGGGTGGAACTCGACGCCGGGCGGTACCAGGCACTCAGGAACGGGGCGCCGCCCCCGAAGGTCGACGAGGTGCTGAAAGGCGGGAACTTCTCCCAGATCCTCTTCCAGTGGACCCTTGCCTATCTCCAGCGTAAGATCGGCATGGACGTCGGCGTCGAACCCGGTGCCGAGATGATGGCGGCCATCGACGAGGTGGAGAACCGGGGCCTGCCCCTGGGCCTCATCGACCGCGACATCAGGATCACCCTCTCCAGGTTCTGGGAAGGCATGAGCCTCTGGGAGAAGGTGAAGATGCTCTACGCCCTCGCGGTCTCGGTCTCGGGAGGAGTGGACGAGAAAGTCGACATTGACGCCTTGACCAGACAGGACGTCGTCTCGGCGGCCCTGGAGGAGTTTAGGAACTTCTCGCCGAACGGGGCGAAGGCCCTCATCGACGAACGGGACGCCTACATCGCCCGCCGGATCCTCGACCTCTCGGGTCGCTACGAGAAGGTGCTGGCCGTGGTCGGCGCCGGGCATGTGCGAGGGGTGGAGCGCTACCTCTCCTCTCCCGACCTCCTCCCGCCCGAGGCGGCGCTCACCGCCGCCCCCAAAAAGCGCTATCCATGGGGGAAGATCATCGGCGTCCTGGTCGTCGCCCTCTTTACCATCCTCCTTATCTCGATCGCCTTCTCCGGCGTCGGGCTGGAGGTGCTTGCCTGGGCGATATTGTACTGGGTGGTGATCAACGGCGTGCTTGCCGCCGGGTTCACCATCGCCGCCGGAGGCCACCCGCTCTCGGCCCTCACCGCCTTCGGGGTGGCCTGGATGACCTCCCTCAATCCCCTGATGGCCGCCGGATGGTTTGCCGCCATCGTGGAGGCGAAGGTCAGGAAACCCTCGGCCGCCGACTTCCAGCGGATCATGGACGCCGAGACCTTCGATGAGATGCGGAAGGTGCCGATCTTCAGGGTGGTACTCGTCGCCGCCCTGGCAAATGTCGGGTCGACCATCGGGACGTTCGCCTACTTCCTCTTCATCGCCCCGATCCTGGGGATCGATCCCACGGTGATCATCCCGCAGGGCTTTGCGAACTTCGTGGGATGGCTGGGCGGGCTGCTCCCCTTCTGA
- a CDS encoding phosphatidylglycerophosphatase A, whose protein sequence is MFEIEERLRGKGVTTDAIVDAGMGLYVSHGMGPEEARTRLEKKILASYQDPNVSSLLLGAILLEEELYENRNDSEIADDPVFLLSDEIIGMAIAEIIGGTYARFEFTRYDQNKPGILGELGPFLDDAVAGLIAGNTSRLYSESFAAGNAE, encoded by the coding sequence ATGTTTGAGATCGAAGAGCGGCTCAGAGGAAAAGGGGTCACCACCGATGCCATCGTCGACGCCGGGATGGGGCTCTATGTCTCGCACGGGATGGGCCCTGAAGAGGCGAGGACGCGCCTTGAGAAGAAGATCCTGGCGTCATACCAGGACCCGAACGTCTCCTCCCTCCTCCTCGGCGCCATCCTTCTCGAAGAAGAACTCTACGAGAACCGGAACGACTCGGAGATCGCCGACGACCCGGTCTTCCTCCTCTCCGACGAGATCATCGGGATGGCCATCGCCGAGATCATCGGGGGCACCTATGCCCGTTTCGAGTTCACGCGCTACGACCAGAACAAACCCGGCATTCTCGGCGAACTCGGACCTTTCCTCGACGACGCCGTCGCCGGACTCATCGCCGGGAATACCTCGCGGCTGTACAGCGAGAGTTTCGCCGCCGGGAACGCAGAATAG
- a CDS encoding GMP synthase subunit A — MRPIFVVNNHGQFNHLIHRKLRDMDIEVAMVQNTTPPDEIAAGCRGIILGGGPSLERAGNCAGYLDLGLPVLGICLGLHIIATARGGAVGPGAHGGYGGVSVEITEESEILGGYPEQIHVWASHADEVKEVPAGFTVYAHSDICPVEAMGSAEDRIFGVQWHPEVSHTEDGDLLFRNFERICGE, encoded by the coding sequence ATGCGTCCCATTTTTGTCGTGAACAACCATGGGCAGTTCAACCACCTTATCCACCGCAAACTCCGCGACATGGATATCGAGGTGGCGATGGTCCAAAACACCACCCCGCCCGACGAGATCGCCGCGGGGTGCCGGGGGATCATTCTGGGCGGCGGCCCGTCGCTTGAGCGGGCCGGGAACTGCGCCGGGTACCTTGACCTCGGCCTGCCGGTGCTGGGGATCTGTCTTGGCCTCCATATCATCGCGACCGCACGGGGCGGGGCCGTCGGCCCAGGTGCCCACGGGGGGTATGGCGGCGTCAGTGTCGAGATAACAGAGGAGAGCGAGATCCTTGGAGGGTATCCGGAACAGATCCATGTCTGGGCCTCCCATGCCGACGAGGTGAAGGAGGTGCCCGCGGGCTTCACGGTCTATGCACACTCCGACATCTGTCCGGTCGAGGCGATGGGATCGGCGGAAGACCGGATCTTCGGGGTCCAGTGGCACCCCGAGGTGAGTCACACCGAGGACGGAGACTTGCTCTTCAGAAACTTTGAGCGTATATGCGGGGAGTAG
- the cobT gene encoding nicotinate mononucleotide-dependent phosphoribosyltransferase CobT has protein sequence MAFLSEFPSIEFSRPLFASVLGNTALSMVPGVSGAGPSPKKTVFTPILDAEMITTGAITSMPLKPNTPTGCPTPAVITRAMATLTGIEPVFVNAGLFNPPTVPCIDVYGAPGGDPREGDAVPAARDLLTAGERVGRILSRCADFLVLGECVPGGTTTALCVLRALGYEARVSSSFVENPVHLKEEICEYVLEKVEREGATDALDVVRIGGDPMMPVAAGIASTFEGTLVFAGGTQMLAVDAVLKGLGRSMVPLATTEYVRTDASANFEEAVAAVGAKAYYVDPDFGTIGDAGIGRYCEGEVKEGMGAGGAMFLARVMGYSAEEIRSAILSTVISFR, from the coding sequence ATGGCATTTCTCTCCGAGTTTCCGTCCATTGAGTTTTCAAGACCGCTCTTTGCAAGCGTCCTTGGAAATACCGCCCTCTCGATGGTGCCCGGGGTATCGGGTGCGGGGCCGTCTCCGAAGAAGACGGTCTTCACGCCGATCCTCGATGCCGAGATGATCACCACCGGGGCGATCACCTCGATGCCCCTCAAGCCCAACACCCCGACCGGGTGCCCGACGCCGGCGGTGATCACCAGGGCGATGGCGACACTCACCGGGATCGAACCGGTCTTCGTGAACGCCGGGCTCTTCAACCCACCGACCGTACCGTGCATCGACGTCTACGGGGCGCCGGGCGGCGACCCGCGAGAGGGCGACGCCGTCCCGGCGGCCAGAGATCTTCTCACCGCCGGCGAGCGCGTCGGCCGCATTCTTTCCAGGTGCGCCGACTTCCTGGTCCTGGGCGAGTGCGTGCCCGGCGGGACGACGACCGCCCTCTGCGTCCTGCGCGCCCTCGGGTACGAGGCCAGGGTCTCGAGCAGTTTTGTCGAGAACCCGGTGCACCTGAAAGAAGAGATCTGCGAATACGTGCTTGAGAAGGTGGAGCGCGAAGGGGCGACCGACGCCCTCGACGTGGTGCGGATTGGGGGCGACCCCATGATGCCGGTGGCCGCGGGGATCGCGAGTACCTTTGAAGGCACGCTCGTCTTTGCCGGGGGCACCCAGATGCTTGCCGTCGACGCCGTGCTCAAGGGCCTGGGGAGATCCATGGTCCCGCTTGCCACGACCGAGTACGTGCGCACCGACGCCTCGGCAAACTTCGAGGAGGCCGTGGCCGCGGTGGGGGCGAAGGCCTATTATGTGGATCCGGACTTCGGCACCATCGGCGACGCGGGGATCGGCAGGTACTGTGAGGGCGAGGTGAAAGAGGGGATGGGTGCCGGCGGCGCCATGTTCCTCGCCCGGGTGATGGGATACTCGGCGGAGGAGATCAGGTCGGCCATCCTCTCCACCGTCATATCGTTCAGATAA
- a CDS encoding nitroreductase family protein translates to MYLGPNLGLTILKTRHSIRKYKEDPIEEKIIKEALECAHLAPSARNEQPWLFGVVKEKETLKQIADLTDHGKFIEDAQVCFAVFGKRDAKYYLEDCSAATTQLILGLWAYGVGSCWVAGEKKEYAEAVRELLGVPEDYTLVSLLPAGYPMDVKIAGKKVLDDIVFEGQYSSE, encoded by the coding sequence ATGTATCTTGGTCCGAATCTTGGGCTGACCATCCTTAAGACGCGTCATTCTATCCGGAAGTACAAGGAAGATCCAATCGAGGAGAAGATCATCAAGGAAGCCCTCGAGTGTGCCCATCTTGCTCCGAGCGCCAGGAACGAACAGCCCTGGCTCTTTGGGGTGGTGAAGGAGAAGGAGACTCTCAAGCAGATCGCCGACCTCACCGATCACGGCAAGTTTATCGAGGACGCTCAGGTCTGCTTTGCGGTCTTTGGCAAGAGGGACGCAAAGTACTATCTTGAGGACTGCTCCGCGGCCACGACCCAGCTCATCCTCGGGCTCTGGGCCTATGGAGTCGGATCGTGCTGGGTGGCAGGCGAGAAGAAGGAGTATGCCGAGGCGGTCCGCGAACTCCTCGGTGTCCCAGAAGATTACACGCTGGTCTCCCTTCTCCCGGCCGGGTACCCGATGGATGTGAAGATCGCCGGGAAGAAGGTTCTTGACGATATCGTCTTTGAGGGGCAGTATTCTTCTGAGTGA